From a single Microbacterium terrisoli genomic region:
- the sdhA gene encoding succinate dehydrogenase flavoprotein subunit — protein MSTQTQGDVVKDGVHYHQFDIVIVGAGGAGMRAAIEAGPGANTAVISKLYPTRSHTGAAQGGMAAALSNVEEDNWEWHTYDTVKGGDYLVDQDAAEILAKEAIDAVIDLENMGLPFNRTPEGKIDQRRFGGHTRDHGKAAVRRACYAADRTGHMILQTLYQNCVKLGINFFNEFYVLDLITTKDADGKTQIVGVVAYDLASGELHVFQAKAIIFATGGFGKIFKTTSNAHTLTGDGVGIIWRKGLPLEDLEFFQFHPTGLFGLGILLTEGARGEGAILRNASGERFMERYAPTIKDLAPRDIVARSMVQEVMDGRGAGPHKDYVYLDCTHLGAEVLETKLPDITEFARTYLGVDPVTEPVPVMPTAHYAMGGIPTTNNAEVLQTNTEVVPGLYAAGECACVSVHGSNRLGTNSLLDINVFGKRAGRNAVEYVKTAEFRPLPEDPAGAVRELIEGLRNNPGTERVGALRKTLQNEMDMKAQVFRTDESLGDVLNTIEELRARYKNVHVDDKGRRFNTDLLEAVELGFLLDIAEVVVHAARNRKESRGGHMRDDYPKRDDENYMKHTMAYLTGDPHSSDATDHITLDWKPVVITRYQPMERKY, from the coding sequence GTGAGCACCCAGACACAAGGCGACGTCGTCAAAGACGGCGTGCACTACCACCAGTTCGACATCGTCATCGTGGGCGCCGGCGGCGCCGGCATGCGGGCGGCCATCGAAGCCGGCCCCGGCGCGAACACGGCCGTCATCTCCAAGCTGTACCCGACGCGATCGCACACCGGTGCCGCGCAGGGCGGCATGGCGGCGGCGCTGTCCAACGTCGAAGAGGACAACTGGGAGTGGCACACGTACGACACCGTCAAGGGCGGTGACTACCTCGTCGACCAGGATGCTGCCGAGATCCTCGCCAAAGAGGCGATCGACGCGGTCATCGACCTCGAGAACATGGGCCTGCCGTTCAACCGCACGCCCGAGGGCAAGATCGACCAGCGGCGCTTCGGCGGTCACACCCGCGACCACGGCAAGGCCGCGGTGCGTCGCGCCTGCTACGCGGCCGACCGCACGGGTCACATGATCCTGCAGACGCTGTACCAGAACTGCGTGAAGCTCGGCATCAATTTCTTCAACGAGTTCTACGTGCTCGACCTGATCACGACGAAGGATGCCGACGGCAAGACGCAGATCGTCGGCGTGGTCGCCTACGACCTGGCCAGCGGCGAACTGCACGTGTTCCAGGCCAAGGCGATCATCTTCGCCACCGGTGGCTTCGGCAAGATCTTCAAGACCACCTCGAATGCGCACACCCTCACCGGCGACGGCGTGGGCATCATCTGGCGCAAGGGCCTGCCGCTGGAGGACCTCGAGTTCTTCCAGTTCCATCCCACCGGCCTGTTCGGGCTCGGCATCCTGCTCACCGAAGGTGCCCGAGGCGAGGGCGCGATCCTGCGCAACGCGTCGGGCGAGCGCTTCATGGAGCGCTACGCCCCGACCATCAAGGACCTGGCCCCGCGCGACATCGTCGCCCGCAGCATGGTGCAAGAAGTCATGGACGGCCGCGGCGCCGGCCCGCACAAGGACTACGTCTACCTGGACTGCACGCACCTGGGCGCCGAGGTCCTCGAGACCAAGCTGCCCGACATCACCGAGTTCGCCCGCACCTACCTGGGTGTGGACCCGGTCACCGAGCCGGTGCCGGTGATGCCCACCGCGCACTATGCGATGGGTGGCATCCCGACCACCAACAACGCCGAGGTGCTGCAGACCAACACCGAGGTCGTGCCGGGCCTGTATGCGGCCGGCGAGTGCGCGTGCGTGTCGGTGCACGGCTCGAACCGCCTGGGAACCAACTCGCTGCTGGACATCAACGTGTTCGGCAAGCGCGCGGGGCGCAACGCCGTCGAGTACGTCAAGACCGCCGAGTTCCGGCCGCTGCCGGAGGACCCGGCGGGCGCCGTGCGCGAGCTGATCGAGGGGCTGCGCAACAACCCCGGCACCGAACGCGTCGGGGCGCTGCGCAAGACGCTGCAGAACGAGATGGATATGAAGGCGCAGGTGTTCCGCACCGACGAGTCGCTCGGCGACGTGCTGAACACGATCGAAGAGCTGCGCGCGCGGTACAAGAACGTGCACGTCGACGACAAGGGCCGCAGGTTCAACACCGACCTGCTCGAAGCCGTCGAGCTCGGATTCCTGCTCGACATCGCCGAGGTCGTCGTCCACGCAGCACGCAATCGCAAGGAGAGCCGCGGCGGTCACATGCGCGACGACTATCCGAAGCGTGACGACGAGAACTACATGAAGCACACGATGGCGTACCTGACCGGTGACCCGCATTCGTCGGATGCCACCGATCACATCACGCTGGACTGGAAGCCCGTCGTCATCACGCGCTACCAGCCGATGGAGAGGAAGTACTGA
- a CDS encoding succinate dehydrogenase hydrophobic membrane anchor subunit, with translation MTADTLAAPRSPHGDPAAPRRKGLNLEKWGWVFMRGSGVLLVVLIFGHLFVNLILGEGVRQIDFAFVAGKYATPFWQWWDVIMLWLALIHGTNGMRTIVNDYVGHNGTRRTLIWALWIVAAFLILLGTLVVFTFDPCPAGSPADLLPSFCPAP, from the coding sequence ATGACCGCCGACACTCTGGCCGCCCCGCGCAGTCCTCACGGCGACCCCGCAGCCCCGCGTCGGAAGGGCCTCAACCTCGAGAAGTGGGGTTGGGTGTTCATGCGCGGGTCGGGCGTGCTGCTGGTCGTGCTGATCTTCGGGCACCTGTTCGTCAACCTCATCCTCGGCGAGGGCGTCCGCCAGATCGACTTCGCATTCGTCGCCGGCAAGTACGCCACGCCGTTCTGGCAGTGGTGGGACGTGATCATGCTGTGGCTGGCGCTGATCCACGGCACGAACGGCATGCGCACGATCGTCAACGACTACGTCGGTCACAACGGCACGCGCCGCACGCTGATCTGGGCGCTGTGGATCGTGGCCGCCTTCCTCATCCTGCTCGGCACGCTCGTGGTCTTCACCTTCGACCCGTGCCCCGCAGGCTCGCCCGCAGATCTGCTGCCCAGCTTCTGCCCGGCACCGTAA
- the sdhC gene encoding succinate dehydrogenase, cytochrome b556 subunit, with amino-acid sequence MSAPARVTPKVSETTSRTPRGTLYRGHEGMWSWVLHRITGIGIFFFLLVHILDTALIRVTPAAYDAVISTYKNPIMGLGEIILVAAIAYHAYNGLRIILVDFSEKAAKYQRQLWWGVLALWVITMAGFVPRQLMVIAAEITGGH; translated from the coding sequence GTGTCTGCACCAGCACGGGTCACACCGAAGGTATCCGAGACCACTTCTCGAACCCCGCGCGGAACGCTGTACCGCGGGCATGAGGGAATGTGGTCCTGGGTGCTGCATCGCATCACCGGCATCGGGATCTTCTTCTTCCTGCTGGTGCACATCCTCGACACCGCGCTGATCCGGGTGACTCCGGCGGCGTACGACGCGGTGATCAGCACCTACAAGAATCCGATCATGGGGCTCGGCGAGATCATCCTGGTCGCCGCGATCGCCTACCACGCGTACAACGGTCTGCGCATCATCCTCGTCGACTTCTCCGAGAAGGCAGCGAAGTACCAGCGCCAGCTGTGGTGGGGAGTGCTGGCCCTCTGGGTCATCACGATGGCGGGGTTCGTCCCTCGTCAGCTGATGGTCATCGCCGCCGAGATCACGGGAGGGCACTGA
- a CDS encoding mannose-1-phosphate guanylyltransferase, with protein MAEPVSDFYAIIPAGGIGSRLWPLSRADAPKFLHDLTGSGHTLLRDTWNRLEPLSGADRIAVVTGRAHRAAVEKELPDIPDHNVFLESEPRDSTAAIGLAAAILSRREPDVIVGSFAADHVIRVPHLFDWAVRQAIAVAREGYICTIGIPPTEPSIGFGYIKKAGELFVEGAPEAALVERFVEKPDQDTAREYFADRSYLWNAGMFIARADVLLGEIAENRPQLYAGLMDLAEAWDDRDARGPVVDRVWPTLEKIAIDYTVAEPAAERGRLAVIPGHFDWDDVGDFASLAKLNSHGRPNDLAILGPNARILSDAASGIVVSQTSRVISLIGVKDIVVVDTPDALLVTTSENAQRVKGVVDALKLTGRGDVL; from the coding sequence ATGGCTGAACCCGTCTCCGACTTCTATGCGATCATCCCCGCCGGCGGTATCGGCAGCAGGCTGTGGCCGCTCTCACGGGCCGACGCGCCGAAGTTCCTGCACGATCTGACCGGGTCGGGCCACACGCTGCTGCGCGACACGTGGAATCGTCTCGAGCCGCTGTCGGGGGCCGACCGCATCGCGGTGGTCACCGGGCGTGCGCACCGCGCCGCGGTGGAGAAGGAGCTGCCCGACATTCCGGATCACAACGTGTTCCTCGAATCCGAGCCCCGCGACTCGACCGCAGCGATCGGGCTGGCCGCCGCGATCCTGTCGCGGCGCGAGCCCGACGTCATCGTCGGGTCGTTCGCGGCCGACCATGTCATCCGGGTGCCGCATCTGTTCGACTGGGCGGTCCGGCAGGCGATCGCGGTCGCCCGCGAGGGATACATCTGCACGATCGGCATCCCTCCCACCGAGCCGTCGATCGGTTTCGGGTATATCAAGAAGGCCGGGGAGCTGTTCGTCGAGGGAGCGCCGGAGGCGGCACTGGTGGAGCGCTTCGTCGAGAAGCCCGATCAGGACACCGCACGGGAGTACTTCGCAGACCGCTCGTATCTGTGGAACGCGGGCATGTTCATCGCGCGCGCCGACGTACTCCTGGGCGAGATCGCCGAGAACCGGCCGCAGCTGTACGCGGGGCTGATGGACCTCGCCGAGGCCTGGGACGACCGAGACGCGCGCGGACCGGTCGTGGACCGCGTCTGGCCGACGCTGGAGAAGATCGCGATCGACTACACGGTCGCCGAGCCCGCTGCCGAACGCGGCCGACTGGCCGTGATCCCCGGACACTTCGACTGGGACGACGTCGGGGACTTCGCCAGCCTGGCCAAGCTGAACTCGCACGGGCGCCCCAACGACCTGGCCATCCTCGGCCCCAATGCCCGCATCCTCTCCGACGCTGCCAGCGGCATCGTGGTCAGTCAGACCTCACGGGTGATCTCGCTGATCGGCGTGAAGGACATCGTCGTCGTCGACACCCCCGACGCGCTGCTGGTGACCACGAGCGAGAACGCCCAGCGCGTCAAAGGCGTCGTCGACGCCCTGAAGCTGACCGGGCGTGGTGATGTGCTCTAG
- a CDS encoding BMP family lipoprotein — protein MTISSARKLAGVTAAAGLVLALAGCGQAPAANPTEGGKTAVAGFKPCIVSDDGGWNDRSFNQSAKEGIDKAAKELGVKSIDVESDSASDFAPNLESLVSQNCTLIISVGFKLSADTIKSALANPDINYAIIDDGADANGDGKPDAPNIKPILFNTVEAAYLGGYAAAAWSDQSKVDKVGTFGGLQIPSVAIFMDGFIEGVQKYNEDNSASVKTFGWDVATQKGSFTGGFQANDTAKQTAKGILDQGVDVILPVGGPIYQSAAAAIKDSGKDTVMLGVDSDLAVADPSVADVTLVSIMKQINQAVYDTVSSAATGKMDFSPYIGTLENGGVGLSSFHDFESKLPSGLTDKLDELKQQIISGDLKVTSTNSPK, from the coding sequence TTGACCATCTCTTCTGCACGTAAGCTCGCCGGCGTCACCGCCGCTGCCGGCCTTGTCCTCGCGCTCGCCGGCTGCGGCCAGGCGCCCGCAGCGAACCCGACCGAAGGCGGCAAGACCGCCGTCGCCGGGTTCAAGCCCTGCATCGTCTCGGATGACGGCGGGTGGAACGACCGTTCGTTCAACCAGTCGGCCAAGGAGGGCATCGACAAGGCCGCCAAGGAGCTGGGCGTCAAGTCCATCGACGTCGAGTCGGACTCGGCCAGCGACTTCGCCCCCAACCTCGAGAGCCTGGTCTCGCAGAACTGCACCCTGATCATCTCGGTCGGCTTCAAGCTGTCGGCCGACACGATCAAGTCGGCTCTGGCCAACCCTGACATCAACTACGCGATCATCGACGACGGCGCCGACGCGAACGGCGACGGCAAGCCCGACGCTCCGAACATCAAGCCGATCCTGTTCAACACGGTGGAGGCGGCATACCTCGGCGGCTACGCGGCCGCCGCGTGGAGCGACCAGAGCAAGGTCGACAAGGTGGGCACCTTCGGCGGCCTGCAGATCCCGTCGGTCGCGATCTTCATGGACGGCTTCATCGAGGGCGTGCAGAAGTACAACGAAGACAACAGTGCGAGCGTGAAGACGTTCGGCTGGGATGTGGCAACCCAGAAGGGTTCGTTCACGGGCGGCTTCCAGGCCAACGACACGGCCAAGCAGACCGCCAAGGGCATCCTCGACCAGGGCGTGGACGTCATCCTGCCCGTCGGTGGACCCATCTACCAGAGCGCTGCGGCCGCCATCAAGGACAGCGGCAAGGACACCGTGATGCTGGGTGTCGACTCCGACCTGGCAGTGGCCGACCCGTCGGTGGCCGATGTCACGCTGGTGTCGATCATGAAGCAGATCAACCAGGCCGTCTATGACACGGTGAGCTCGGCCGCCACCGGAAAGATGGACTTCTCGCCCTACATCGGCACACTCGAGAACGGCGGCGTCGGCCTGTCGAGCTTCCACGACTTCGAGAGCAAGCTGCCGTCGGGGCTGACCGACAAGCTCGACGAGCTGAAGCAGCAGATCATCTCGGGTGACCTCAAGGTGACCTCGACGAACTCGCCGAAGTAA
- a CDS encoding ABC transporter ATP-binding protein produces the protein MKLELRGVTKRFGSLVANDHVDLELRSGEIHALLGENGAGKSTLMNVLYGLYQAEEGEILIDGVPQHFRGPGDAIEAGIGMVHQHFMLIPVFTVAENLMLGHEQTRGPGILDLAAARRRVREVSDRFGFELDPDALVENLPVGVQQRVEIVKALARDAKILIFDEPTAVLTPQETDEFMRIMRQLRDEGTAIVFITHKLREVREVADRITVVRLGKVIGEASPSATNTELASMMVGRAVELTVHKDPPQIRPGGGLEVRGLRVLSHDGAVVVDGVDFDVRPGEVLAIAGVQGNGQTELAEAMIGLQERVEGSITLDGTELVGQSVRRILDEGVGFVPEDRQEDGLVGTFSVAENLILDRSSDPAFQSAATIRRRDLEEFARGRISEFDIRTQGPASPAGSLSGGNQQKVVIARELSRDLKLLLASQPTRGVDVGSIEFIHKRIIATRDAGVPVVVVSTELDEVVALADRIAVMYRGGIVGIVPADTPRDVLGLMMAGENPTEDAA, from the coding sequence ATGAAGTTGGAGCTGCGGGGCGTGACGAAGCGCTTCGGAAGCCTGGTGGCCAACGACCACGTCGACCTCGAACTGCGCAGCGGCGAGATCCACGCGCTGCTCGGTGAGAACGGCGCCGGCAAATCGACGCTGATGAACGTGCTCTACGGTCTGTACCAGGCCGAAGAGGGCGAGATCCTCATCGACGGAGTGCCGCAGCACTTCCGGGGTCCGGGCGACGCGATCGAGGCCGGCATCGGCATGGTGCACCAGCACTTCATGCTGATCCCGGTGTTCACCGTCGCCGAGAACCTCATGCTCGGGCACGAGCAGACCCGCGGCCCCGGCATCCTCGATCTCGCCGCCGCACGGCGGCGGGTGCGCGAGGTGTCCGATCGCTTCGGATTCGAGCTCGATCCCGACGCCCTCGTCGAGAACCTGCCGGTGGGCGTGCAGCAGCGCGTCGAGATCGTCAAGGCACTGGCCCGCGATGCGAAGATCCTGATCTTCGACGAGCCCACAGCCGTCCTCACCCCGCAGGAGACCGACGAGTTCATGCGCATCATGCGGCAGCTGCGCGACGAGGGCACCGCGATCGTGTTCATCACGCACAAGCTGCGCGAGGTGCGTGAGGTCGCCGACCGCATCACCGTGGTCCGCCTCGGCAAGGTCATCGGCGAAGCGAGCCCCAGCGCCACCAACACCGAGCTGGCCTCGATGATGGTGGGCCGGGCGGTGGAGCTGACAGTGCACAAGGACCCGCCGCAGATCCGCCCCGGTGGCGGACTCGAAGTGCGCGGCCTGCGCGTGCTCAGCCACGACGGCGCCGTCGTGGTCGACGGCGTCGACTTCGATGTGCGCCCCGGCGAGGTGCTGGCGATCGCGGGCGTGCAGGGCAACGGCCAGACCGAGCTCGCAGAAGCCATGATCGGACTGCAGGAGCGGGTCGAGGGATCGATCACGCTGGACGGCACCGAACTGGTCGGGCAGAGCGTTCGCCGCATCCTCGACGAAGGCGTGGGGTTCGTCCCCGAAGACCGGCAGGAGGACGGGCTGGTCGGCACGTTCTCGGTCGCCGAGAACCTCATCCTCGACCGCAGCAGCGACCCGGCGTTCCAGTCGGCGGCCACGATCCGCCGCCGCGACCTCGAGGAGTTCGCGCGCGGCCGCATCAGCGAGTTCGACATCCGCACGCAGGGCCCCGCCAGCCCTGCCGGGTCGTTGTCGGGCGGCAATCAGCAGAAGGTCGTGATCGCCCGCGAGCTCAGCCGCGATCTGAAGCTGCTGCTGGCCTCGCAGCCCACGCGCGGCGTCGATGTGGGTTCGATCGAATTCATCCACAAACGCATCATCGCCACCCGTGACGCCGGAGTTCCGGTGGTGGTCGTCTCCACCGAACTCGACGAGGTGGTCGCCCTCGCCGACCGCATCGCGGTGATGTACCGCGGCGGCATCGTGGGCATCGTCCCCGCCGACACCCCGCGCGATGTGCTCGGCCTGATGATGGCCGGCGAGAACCCGACGGAGGACGCCGCATGA
- a CDS encoding ABC transporter permease: MSDRVPGAGPEDIGLPAEQLPAASGPLTGQSAAEPEIPPAPRSNQLIREILRGSVVTTILAIVAAMVAGGILIAVTDENVQAAAGYFFSRPGDTFVAIWQSVSGGYYAMFQGAVINPEANSFIKFIRPLTNTLGFAAPLIAAGLGVALAFRAGLFNIGARGQMLIACATAALVTFNLDLPMWIHLPLTLIAGIIGGAVWGGIAGLVKARTGAHEVILTIMLNYVALYLLSWMVRTPGLLRKPDQNQPISAATPESAQFPSLFGPQFPLLNWGFPVVILATLIVWWLIEHSSLGFRLRAVGENPHAARAAGISVQRMYVYAMVLAGALAGLAGMNQILGSVTSGFDGGIDAGIGFDAITVALLGRSRAWGTFWAGLLFGALKAGSFTMQAAEGIPVDIVLVVESMIVLFIAAPPLVRSIFGLPKDDSERSPRARARIARKRAATEQKAVAS, translated from the coding sequence ATGAGCGACCGAGTCCCTGGCGCGGGGCCCGAGGACATCGGGCTGCCCGCCGAACAGCTGCCCGCGGCATCCGGTCCGCTCACCGGCCAGTCGGCCGCCGAGCCCGAGATCCCTCCGGCACCGCGTTCGAATCAGCTGATCCGCGAGATTCTGCGCGGCTCGGTGGTCACCACGATCCTGGCCATCGTCGCCGCGATGGTCGCCGGCGGCATCCTCATCGCGGTCACCGACGAGAACGTGCAGGCCGCTGCCGGCTACTTCTTCTCGCGGCCCGGCGACACGTTCGTCGCGATCTGGCAGTCCGTCTCGGGCGGCTACTACGCGATGTTCCAGGGTGCGGTCATCAACCCCGAGGCGAACTCGTTCATCAAGTTCATCCGGCCGCTGACGAACACGCTGGGCTTCGCCGCGCCGCTGATCGCCGCCGGTCTCGGTGTCGCGCTCGCGTTCCGCGCGGGCCTGTTCAACATCGGTGCCCGCGGCCAGATGCTGATCGCCTGTGCCACGGCGGCGCTGGTGACCTTCAACCTCGACCTGCCGATGTGGATCCACCTGCCGCTGACTCTGATCGCCGGCATCATCGGCGGCGCGGTCTGGGGCGGCATCGCGGGGCTCGTCAAAGCGCGCACGGGCGCACACGAGGTGATCCTCACGATCATGCTCAACTACGTCGCGCTGTATCTGCTGAGCTGGATGGTGCGCACCCCCGGCCTGCTGCGCAAACCCGACCAGAACCAGCCGATCTCGGCGGCCACGCCGGAATCCGCGCAGTTCCCGTCACTGTTCGGGCCGCAGTTCCCGCTGTTGAACTGGGGCTTCCCGGTCGTCATCCTGGCGACGCTGATCGTCTGGTGGCTCATCGAGCATTCCAGCCTCGGATTCCGGCTGCGCGCGGTCGGTGAGAACCCGCACGCCGCGCGGGCGGCGGGCATCAGCGTGCAGCGCATGTACGTGTACGCGATGGTCCTCGCCGGTGCGCTGGCGGGCCTGGCGGGCATGAACCAGATCCTCGGGTCTGTCACCAGCGGCTTCGACGGTGGCATCGACGCGGGCATCGGCTTCGATGCGATCACCGTGGCGCTGCTGGGCCGCAGCCGCGCATGGGGCACTTTCTGGGCGGGTCTGCTGTTCGGCGCGCTGAAGGCGGGCTCGTTCACGATGCAGGCGGCCGAGGGCATTCCGGTGGACATCGTGCTGGTCGTGGAGTCGATGATCGTGCTGTTCATCGCCGCTCCGCCTCTGGTGCGCTCGATCTTCGGCCTTCCCAAAGACGACTCCGAGCGCTCGCCGCGGGCGCGGGCGCGCATCGCTCGCAAACGCGCGGCGACCGAGCAGAAGGCGGTGGCCTCATGA
- a CDS encoding ABC transporter permease → MTAPAIDVKELQLDVVRTRHFKLPITLSIVDVLLGLLFLLSPVTGDSVFRLSDSGSAIALADVHVPSAPTVWISWALLVVLTAWTWLDAVAYRRTRLWLPIVFAVLAMFAFLTWAAQDGGVVPVAGTLAGALSLSVPLVYGALAGVIGERGGVVNIAIEGQLLLGAFSAVLLASMTGSPYVGLIGAVIGGVLVAFVLAAFAIRYLVDQIIVGVVLNVLVSGLTGFLYGALLAPAQQTLNSAPTFPKWKIPLLGDIPVIGPVFFHQPFIVYLMYVVVAVVAWGMYRTRWGLRLRAVGEHPKAADTVGIKVNPTRFWNVLLAGGIAGIGGAYFTLVSVPHFTKDMTAGLGFIALAAVIFGGWDPIRATLAALLFGFATNLQNLLTVLKTPIPSEFMLMLPYIVTILAVAGFAGQIKAPAADGKPYIKG, encoded by the coding sequence ATGACGGCGCCTGCCATCGACGTGAAAGAGCTGCAGCTCGACGTCGTGCGCACCCGGCACTTCAAGCTGCCGATCACCCTGTCGATCGTGGACGTGCTGCTGGGTCTGCTGTTCCTGCTGTCTCCGGTGACCGGCGACAGCGTGTTCCGCCTCAGCGACTCCGGATCGGCCATCGCGCTGGCCGACGTGCACGTGCCGTCCGCGCCGACGGTGTGGATCTCGTGGGCCCTGCTGGTGGTGCTCACGGCCTGGACATGGCTGGATGCCGTGGCCTACCGCCGCACGCGCCTCTGGCTGCCGATCGTCTTCGCGGTGCTGGCGATGTTCGCCTTCCTCACGTGGGCGGCGCAGGACGGAGGGGTCGTCCCGGTCGCGGGCACGCTCGCGGGCGCACTGTCGCTGTCGGTGCCGCTGGTCTACGGCGCTCTGGCGGGCGTGATCGGCGAACGCGGCGGCGTCGTGAACATCGCGATCGAGGGCCAGCTGCTGCTGGGCGCGTTCAGCGCGGTGCTGCTGGCGAGCATGACCGGCAGCCCGTACGTGGGCCTGATCGGCGCGGTGATCGGCGGCGTCCTGGTCGCGTTCGTCCTGGCCGCCTTCGCGATCCGCTATCTCGTCGACCAGATCATCGTCGGTGTCGTGCTGAACGTGCTGGTCTCGGGCCTGACCGGCTTCCTCTACGGTGCGCTGCTCGCGCCGGCCCAGCAGACCTTGAACAGCGCGCCGACCTTCCCCAAATGGAAGATCCCGCTGCTGGGCGACATCCCGGTGATCGGCCCGGTGTTCTTCCACCAGCCCTTCATCGTGTACCTCATGTACGTGGTGGTGGCCGTGGTCGCCTGGGGCATGTACCGCACTCGATGGGGCCTGCGGCTGCGCGCCGTGGGCGAGCACCCCAAGGCCGCCGACACCGTGGGCATCAAGGTGAACCCCACGCGGTTCTGGAACGTGCTGCTGGCCGGTGGGATCGCCGGCATCGGCGGGGCGTATTTCACCCTGGTCTCGGTGCCGCACTTCACGAAGGACATGACGGCGGGCCTCGGCTTCATCGCGCTGGCAGCGGTGATCTTCGGCGGCTGGGACCCGATCAGGGCGACCCTGGCGGCGCTGCTGTTCGGCTTCGCGACCAATCTTCAGAACCTGCTGACGGTCTTGAAGACGCCGATTCCCAGCGAGTTCATGCTGATGCTGCCGTACATCGTCACGATCCTGGCCGTGGCCGGATTCGCCGGACAGATCAAGGCCCCCGCAGCCGACGGCAAACCATACATAAAGGGATGA
- a CDS encoding cytidine deaminase, whose protein sequence is MTDIDWDALHAAAREASEHAYVPYSRYRVGAAALVTDGRIISGCNVENASYGLTLCAECGLISDLHRSGGGQLVAFACVNGEGATIMPCGRCRQLLNEHAIPGMLLDTVSGIRTIDEVLPDAFGPRDLESAR, encoded by the coding sequence GTGACCGATATCGACTGGGATGCACTGCATGCGGCGGCGCGTGAGGCCTCGGAGCACGCGTACGTGCCGTATTCGCGGTACCGCGTGGGGGCGGCGGCGCTGGTGACCGACGGACGGATCATCTCGGGCTGCAACGTCGAGAACGCGTCGTACGGGCTGACCCTGTGCGCGGAGTGCGGGCTGATCTCGGACCTGCACCGCTCGGGCGGGGGGCAGCTGGTGGCGTTCGCCTGCGTGAACGGCGAGGGGGCGACGATCATGCCGTGCGGCCGGTGCCGTCAGCTGCTGAACGAGCACGCGATCCCCGGCATGCTGCTGGACACCGTCTCGGGCATCCGCACGATCGACGAGGTGCTGCCCGACGCGTTCGGTCCGCGCGACCTGGAGAGCGCACGATGA